In one window of Ruminococcus hominis DNA:
- the rplA gene encoding 50S ribosomal protein L1 yields the protein MKHGKKYIEAAKQIERGNLYEKTEAIALVKKAAVAKFDETIEAHIRTGCDGRHADQQIRGAVVLPHGTGKTVRILVFAKDAKAEEAKAAGADFVGGDELIPKIQNEGWLDFDVVVATPDMMGVVGRLGRVLGPKGLMPNPKAGTVTMDVTKAINDIKAGKIEYRLDKTNIIHVPIGKASFTEEQLADNFQTLIDAIIKVKPAAVKGQYLKSVTLTSTMGPGVKLNPLKLA from the coding sequence ATGAAACACGGAAAGAAATATATCGAAGCTGCAAAACAGATCGAAAGAGGAAACCTGTACGAAAAAACAGAAGCTATCGCTCTTGTAAAGAAAGCAGCAGTTGCAAAATTTGATGAAACAATCGAAGCTCATATCAGAACAGGATGTGATGGACGTCACGCTGATCAGCAGATTCGTGGAGCAGTAGTTCTGCCACACGGAACTGGTAAAACAGTTCGTATCCTTGTATTCGCTAAGGATGCAAAAGCTGAGGAAGCTAAAGCAGCAGGAGCAGATTTCGTTGGAGGAGACGAACTGATTCCAAAGATCCAGAACGAAGGATGGCTTGATTTTGACGTAGTTGTTGCTACACCAGATATGATGGGTGTTGTTGGACGTCTTGGACGTGTACTTGGACCAAAAGGTCTTATGCCAAACCCAAAAGCTGGAACAGTTACTATGGATGTAACAAAAGCTATCAACGATATCAAAGCTGGTAAGATTGAGTACAGATTGGACAAAACAAACATTATCCATGTACCGATTGGTAAAGCTTCATTCACTGAAGAACAGTTAGCGGACAACTTCCAGACGCTTATCGATGCAATTATTAAAGTAAAACCAGCAGCAGTAAAAGGTCAGTACCTTAAGAGCGTAACACTGACATCTACAATGGGACCTGGAGTAAAACTTAACCCATTGAAACTTGCTTAA
- a CDS encoding lipoprotein: protein MKKVKLSIFFISLIFILTGCNSNKFTIQQNWKLELPKDSNEIYHKDTGTSFHGDGTFYTVYQTDDAASVKSMADWTTNSSSTVFTDNFPAFATYCLDKLDVPSEERIDFEHCQYYYRIEKDNSELLLVYNSELKLLYIIENRL from the coding sequence TTGAAGAAAGTAAAATTAAGCATCTTTTTCATCAGCTTAATATTCATTTTAACCGGATGCAATTCTAACAAGTTTACAATTCAACAAAACTGGAAGCTAGAATTACCAAAAGATTCAAACGAAATATATCACAAGGATACCGGAACCTCCTTTCATGGAGATGGAACATTCTATACTGTTTACCAAACCGATGATGCAGCTTCTGTAAAATCAATGGCAGACTGGACAACCAACTCTTCTTCAACAGTATTCACAGATAATTTTCCAGCTTTTGCTACATATTGTTTGGATAAATTAGATGTACCATCAGAAGAACGCATTGACTTTGAACATTGTCAATACTACTATCGTATAGAAAAAGACAACTCGGAATTGTTGTTGGTATACAATTCCGAACTCAAACTTCTTTACATTATAGAAAACAGACTTTAA
- a CDS encoding accessory gene regulator B family protein: MEKLNNFIITQTISWLTPNRTLEHLSKIKVEYSFLIIFSEFEKLLALAIIFALTNHFTEFLQILFCLTLTKHFLGGIHLKTVLQCFGLTLIVLECIIHLGNCIQFAYSTKFLIYILEVLLVILFAPIQSENKNDISFSERIKFKFKGIISILFIISISNILQVGKESYMLCTLLVVEIETIIALSFSVRKKERNKTDEKSPERQ, translated from the coding sequence ATGGAAAAGTTAAATAATTTTATTATTACACAAACAATTTCTTGGTTAACACCAAATCGTACCTTAGAGCATTTATCAAAAATAAAAGTAGAATATAGCTTTCTCATCATTTTCTCTGAATTTGAGAAACTTTTAGCACTCGCCATCATATTCGCTTTAACTAATCATTTTACTGAGTTCCTACAAATTTTATTTTGTTTAACTTTAACGAAACATTTTCTTGGTGGAATTCACTTGAAAACGGTATTGCAATGTTTTGGCTTAACACTAATAGTATTAGAATGTATTATTCATTTGGGAAATTGTATTCAGTTTGCGTATAGCACCAAATTCCTTATTTACATTTTAGAAGTGCTTTTGGTTATTTTATTTGCGCCAATACAATCTGAAAACAAAAATGACATAAGTTTTTCTGAACGAATTAAATTTAAATTCAAAGGAATAATTTCTATTCTTTTTATAATTTCTATATCTAATATATTACAAGTGGGGAAGGAGAGTTACATGTTATGTACACTTTTAGTAGTAGAAATTGAAACCATTATTGCTTTATCATTTTCAGTTCGAAAGAAAGAGAGGAACAAAACAGATGAAAAATCACCAGAAAGACAATAA
- a CDS encoding LytR/AlgR family response regulator transcription factor, with product MYNILIVDDEAEQCEALKIILERRKENIVADICTTLEKAKIFCAGKKYDVFLLDMKLDEKDGDEGGLQLGNYIRSIIPYKYTPIIYITSVPEKIQAALSDTGCFRYILKPYTAENINKCLDDVLHSPLVAPETFSFQNFWGGEIRIPERLIIYICPGINRRVQIYTKDGCYETISYTMEQVENILRYGFFRCHRKYIVNLKCISEYDRSNRLLYIGDTEIPVGRKYKEAFENIWRVL from the coding sequence ATGTACAACATATTAATTGTAGATGATGAAGCAGAACAGTGCGAAGCATTGAAAATAATATTGGAAAGACGAAAAGAAAATATAGTTGCAGATATTTGTACAACATTAGAAAAAGCGAAGATATTTTGTGCCGGAAAGAAGTATGATGTATTTTTGCTTGATATGAAGTTGGATGAGAAGGATGGCGATGAGGGTGGGCTACAACTTGGGAATTATATACGCTCGATTATTCCTTATAAATATACACCGATTATCTATATTACTTCTGTTCCAGAAAAAATTCAGGCGGCATTGTCTGATACGGGGTGTTTCCGATACATTTTAAAACCATATACAGCAGAAAATATTAATAAGTGCCTGGATGATGTGCTGCATTCTCCGTTAGTAGCACCGGAAACATTTTCTTTTCAGAATTTTTGGGGTGGAGAAATTCGTATTCCAGAGCGTTTGATTATTTATATTTGTCCTGGGATAAATAGAAGGGTACAGATTTATACAAAAGATGGATGCTATGAAACTATAAGTTACACGATGGAGCAGGTGGAAAACATACTTAGATATGGATTCTTTCGATGTCATCGGAAATATATTGTAAATTTAAAATGCATTTCGGAATATGACAGGAGTAATCGTTTGCTTTATATTGGAGATACAGAGATACCGGTAGGCCGTAAATATAAGGAAGCATTTGAAAATATATGGAGGGTATTATAA
- a CDS encoding sensor histidine kinase, protein MYIYIADFVTAYMEYLIFYIFLCAVLACSIRSRKSFWYIGIIPALASSILNFMGVQSQIHLIITHIILFACLEYLVHLALIQMFIVYVLIYGMVMIAEIVQVPFWNLTSAGAFRGAAPIVGMLIVLVFAGIGYRYFHLNKIYEIIIKRNLGILLIAVDSFLVLFAVVVYARLRTEKFFSNYLIIVGVMLILVIVNGSEIYRYFKQPEQLKRMKTYEEYLPIVEGLIEQVRIRQHDYHNKLQSIHALAYVYEDFESLKGALLETTEHDMLPDFEMNLLKLNMHLVSGFLFSKIRQADKEGKELHLDIEQYVIRTACTEYEVIEYLGILIDNAIEATNEGETIFAKIGSQDDKAVFEIKNPGPHLTPEFCKNIFKKGYSTKKDGEGCHGIGLYKLNRMVKEYDGKLILENVEVDQKEYISFELRI, encoded by the coding sequence GTGTACATTTATATAGCAGATTTTGTGACAGCATATATGGAGTACTTAATTTTTTACATATTTTTATGTGCAGTTTTGGCGTGTTCGATAAGAAGTAGAAAGTCTTTCTGGTATATAGGTATTATTCCGGCACTTGCGAGCAGTATTCTTAATTTTATGGGAGTTCAATCGCAGATACACTTGATAATAACACATATAATCTTGTTTGCATGTTTGGAATATCTTGTACATTTAGCGTTGATTCAAATGTTTATAGTGTATGTACTGATTTATGGTATGGTTATGATTGCTGAGATTGTTCAAGTGCCTTTTTGGAATTTGACTTCTGCAGGAGCGTTTCGGGGAGCGGCACCAATAGTCGGAATGCTGATTGTATTGGTATTTGCTGGGATAGGTTATCGTTATTTTCACTTGAATAAAATATATGAAATAATTATAAAAAGAAATTTGGGGATTTTATTAATAGCTGTTGATAGCTTTTTAGTTCTATTTGCTGTGGTTGTGTATGCCCGGTTAAGAACAGAAAAGTTCTTTTCGAATTACCTGATTATCGTTGGAGTTATGTTGATTCTTGTAATAGTTAATGGGAGTGAGATTTATCGCTATTTTAAACAACCGGAACAGTTGAAGCGGATGAAAACTTACGAAGAATATCTTCCAATCGTTGAAGGGTTAATCGAACAAGTACGAATCAGACAGCACGATTATCACAATAAGTTGCAGAGTATTCATGCTCTTGCGTATGTATATGAAGATTTTGAATCGTTAAAGGGGGCTTTGTTGGAAACAACGGAGCATGATATGCTTCCTGATTTCGAAATGAATTTGTTAAAATTGAATATGCATTTGGTAAGTGGTTTTTTGTTCAGTAAAATTCGCCAGGCAGATAAAGAAGGAAAAGAACTGCATTTGGATATTGAACAATATGTAATCAGAACAGCTTGTACAGAATATGAAGTGATTGAATACTTAGGAATCTTGATTGACAATGCAATCGAAGCAACGAATGAAGGAGAAACAATATTTGCGAAGATTGGTTCACAAGATGATAAGGCGGTATTTGAAATCAAAAATCCTGGACCACATCTTACACCGGAATTTTGTAAGAATATTTTCAAAAAGGGATATTCAACAAAGAAAGATGGCGAAGGATGCCATGGAATCGGATTGTACAAACTGAACAGAATGGTGAAAGAATATGATGGGAAACTGATATTGGAGAATGTTGAGGTGGATCAAAAGGAATATATATCGTTTGAATTGAGGATATGA
- the rplJ gene encoding 50S ribosomal protein L10: MAKVELKQPIVAAIAEDIKDAQSIVLVDYRGLTVAQDTELRKQLREAGVIYKVCKNTMMKRAFEGTEFAGLDEFLEGPSAIAISKDDATAPARIICNFAKEADKLELKAGVVEGTVYDVAGLTELAKIPSREVLLSRLLGSMQSPITNFARVIKQIAEQDGEAETATEAPAEEAATEE, from the coding sequence GTGGCAAAAGTTGAATTAAAACAACCAATCGTAGCAGCTATCGCTGAAGACATTAAAGACGCTCAGTCAATCGTACTTGTTGACTACCGTGGACTTACAGTAGCACAGGATACAGAGCTTCGTAAACAGCTTAGAGAAGCAGGTGTTATTTACAAAGTATGTAAAAACACTATGATGAAGAGAGCGTTTGAAGGAACAGAGTTTGCAGGTCTGGATGAATTTTTGGAAGGACCAAGCGCAATCGCTATTTCTAAAGATGACGCAACAGCTCCAGCAAGAATTATCTGTAACTTCGCTAAAGAAGCAGATAAGCTTGAACTGAAAGCAGGTGTAGTTGAAGGAACAGTATATGATGTTGCAGGATTAACAGAACTTGCAAAGATCCCTTCAAGAGAAGTACTTCTTTCAAGATTACTTGGAAGTATGCAGTCACCTATTACAAACTTCGCTCGTGTTATCAAACAGATTGCAGAGCAGGATGGTGAAGCTGAAACAGCTACAGAAGCTCCAGCTGAAGAAGCAGCAACAGAGGAGTAA
- the rplL gene encoding 50S ribosomal protein L7/L12 has product MTTAEMIEAIKELSVLELNELVKACEEEFGVSAAAGVVVAAAGDAGAAAAEKDEFDVELVSAGSAKVKVIKAVREITGLGLKEAKELVDGAPKVVKEAVSKAEAEDIKAKLEAEGAEVNLK; this is encoded by the coding sequence ATGACAACAGCTGAAATGATCGAAGCGATCAAAGAGTTATCAGTATTAGAGTTAAATGAATTAGTAAAAGCATGTGAAGAAGAATTTGGTGTATCTGCAGCAGCAGGTGTTGTAGTTGCAGCAGCAGGAGATGCTGGAGCAGCTGCAGCAGAGAAAGATGAGTTCGACGTAGAACTTGTATCTGCTGGATCAGCAAAAGTTAAAGTTATCAAAGCAGTTCGTGAGATCACAGGTCTTGGACTGAAAGAAGCTAAAGAGCTTGTAGACGGAGCTCCAAAGGTAGTTAAAGAAGCTGTTTCTAAAGCAGAAGCTGAAGATATCAAAGCTAAACTTGAAGCTGAAGGTGCTGAAGTTAACCTTAAATAA
- the rpoB gene encoding DNA-directed RNA polymerase subunit beta — MEKNRIRPITNGKSSRMSYSRQKEVLEMPNLIEVQKNSYEWFLESGLKEVFDDISPIADYSGHFSLEFVDFRLCEDEVKYTIEECRERDATYAAPLKVRVRLYNKETDEINEHEIFMGDLPLMTKTGTFVINGAERVIVSQLVRSPGIYYGIAHDKLGKELYSSTVIPNRGAWLEYETDSNDVFYVRVDRTRKVPITVLIRALGVGTNAEIVELFGEEPKILASFGKDTSESYQEGLLELYKKIRPGEPLAVDSAESLITSMFFDARRYDLAKVGRYKFNKKLALKNRVTGQVLAEDVVSQITGEVVAEKGTKITRELAKEIQNAAAPYIWVEGEDTSRNIKILSNMMVDLQAVVDIDPEEVGVTEQVYYPVLAGLIEESAGDIDELKESIRRDIHDLIPKHITKEDIMASINYNMHLEYGMGNDDDIDHLGNRRIRAVGELLQNQYRIGLSRLERVVRERMTTQDQDGVSPQSLINIKPVTAAVKEFFGSSQLSQFMDQNNPLGELTHKRRLSALGPGGLSRDRAGFEVRDVHYSHYGRMCPVETPEGPNIGLINSLACYARINEYGFVEAPYRKIDKTDPINPIVTDEVVYMTADEEDNYHVAQANEPLDEEGHFIHKNVSGRYREETQEYERNKFDYMDVSPKMVFSVATALIPFLQNDDANRALMGSNMQRQAVPLLSTEAPVVGTGLEVKSAVDSGVCVVADEAGVVERSTSTDITIRHDDGSKKTYKLIKYLRSNQSNCYNQIPIVDKGERVEKGQVIADGPSTSNGEMALGKNPLIGFMTWEGYNYEDAVLLSERLVQDDVYTSVHIEEYEAEARDTKLGPEEITRDIPGVGDDALKDLDERGIIRIGAEVRAGDILVGKVTPKGETELTAEERLLRAIFGEKAREVRDTSLKVPHGEYGIIVDAKVFTRENGDELSPGVNQSVRIYIAQKRKISVGDKMAGRHGNKGVVSRVLPVEDMPYLPNGRPLDIVLNPLGVPSRMNIGQVLEIHLSLAAKALGFNVATPVFDGANENDIMDTLDLANDYVNLEWDEFEKKHGEELLPEVLQYLSDNREHRKLWKGVPLSRDGKVRLRDGRTGEYFDSPVTIGHMHYLKLHHLVDDKIHARSTGPYSLVTQQPLGGKAQFGGQRFGEMEVWALEAYGASYTLQEILTVKSDDVVGRVKTYEAIIKGENIPEPGVPESFKVLLKELQSLALDVRVLRETGENEFEEVKMMESVDYGNTNLNAIIEGDRRYRDEESYKDHGYTEQEFVDGELENVEQEEEPEDFDENEIIDFDEFMDEE, encoded by the coding sequence ATGGAGAAAAACAGAATTCGTCCCATCACAAACGGAAAAAGTTCACGTATGAGCTATTCCAGACAAAAAGAAGTATTAGAGATGCCGAATCTTATCGAAGTTCAGAAGAACTCTTATGAGTGGTTTCTGGAGTCTGGTCTGAAAGAGGTATTTGATGATATTTCACCAATCGCTGATTATAGCGGTCATTTCAGCCTGGAATTTGTTGATTTCAGACTCTGCGAGGATGAAGTGAAGTACACAATTGAAGAGTGTAGAGAACGTGATGCAACATATGCTGCACCTCTGAAAGTAAGAGTAAGACTTTACAACAAAGAGACTGATGAGATCAATGAGCATGAAATTTTCATGGGAGATCTTCCGCTGATGACAAAGACAGGAACATTTGTAATCAATGGTGCTGAGCGTGTTATCGTAAGTCAGCTCGTTCGTTCCCCAGGAATTTATTATGGTATTGCTCATGATAAACTCGGAAAAGAATTATATTCATCTACAGTAATTCCAAACCGTGGAGCATGGTTGGAATATGAGACAGACTCCAATGACGTTTTCTATGTACGTGTTGACCGTACAAGAAAAGTGCCAATCACAGTGTTGATTCGTGCTCTTGGCGTTGGTACAAATGCAGAGATCGTAGAGTTGTTCGGTGAGGAACCTAAGATTCTTGCAAGTTTTGGAAAAGATACTTCTGAGAGTTATCAGGAAGGTCTTTTGGAATTATATAAGAAGATTCGTCCGGGTGAGCCACTTGCAGTAGATAGTGCTGAAAGTTTGATCACAAGCATGTTCTTCGATGCAAGACGTTATGACCTTGCAAAAGTAGGACGTTATAAATTTAATAAGAAACTGGCTCTGAAGAATCGTGTAACAGGACAGGTTCTGGCAGAAGATGTAGTAAGCCAGATCACAGGTGAAGTTGTTGCTGAAAAAGGAACAAAAATTACAAGAGAACTTGCAAAAGAGATTCAGAATGCAGCAGCACCATACATTTGGGTAGAAGGAGAAGATACATCACGTAATATCAAGATTCTTTCTAATATGATGGTTGATCTGCAGGCAGTAGTAGATATCGATCCAGAGGAAGTTGGCGTTACAGAGCAGGTATATTATCCTGTATTGGCAGGACTGATTGAAGAGTCTGCAGGAGATATTGATGAATTAAAAGAATCTATCCGCAGAGATATTCACGATTTGATTCCAAAGCATATTACAAAAGAAGATATCATGGCTTCAATTAACTACAATATGCATCTGGAATATGGTATGGGTAATGATGATGATATCGACCATTTGGGTAACCGTCGTATTCGTGCTGTCGGAGAACTTCTCCAGAATCAGTACAGAATCGGACTTTCACGTTTAGAGAGAGTTGTTCGTGAGCGTATGACAACTCAGGACCAGGATGGCGTATCACCACAGTCACTGATTAACATTAAACCGGTTACAGCAGCTGTTAAAGAATTCTTTGGTTCTTCACAGTTGTCACAGTTCATGGATCAGAACAACCCATTGGGAGAGTTGACACATAAGAGACGTCTGTCTGCGTTAGGACCAGGTGGTTTGTCAAGAGACCGTGCCGGATTCGAGGTACGAGATGTACACTATTCTCATTATGGAAGAATGTGTCCTGTAGAGACACCTGAAGGACCTAACATCGGTCTGATCAACTCACTTGCATGTTATGCAAGAATTAACGAATATGGTTTTGTAGAAGCACCATATCGTAAGATTGATAAAACAGATCCGATAAATCCAATCGTAACAGATGAAGTTGTATATATGACAGCAGATGAAGAAGATAATTACCATGTAGCACAGGCGAATGAGCCTTTGGATGAAGAAGGACATTTCATTCATAAGAATGTATCTGGTCGTTACCGCGAAGAGACACAGGAATATGAGAGAAATAAATTCGATTACATGGATGTATCACCTAAGATGGTATTCTCTGTTGCTACAGCATTGATTCCATTCCTTCAGAATGATGATGCTAACCGTGCTCTGATGGGATCCAACATGCAGCGTCAGGCAGTACCGCTTCTTTCTACAGAAGCACCGGTAGTAGGTACAGGTCTTGAGGTGAAATCTGCAGTTGACTCAGGTGTATGTGTTGTTGCAGACGAGGCAGGTGTTGTAGAGCGTTCAACATCTACAGATATTACAATCCGTCACGATGATGGAAGTAAGAAAACATATAAATTAATCAAGTATCTGAGAAGTAACCAGAGTAACTGTTACAATCAGATTCCAATCGTAGACAAGGGCGAAAGAGTAGAAAAAGGACAGGTTATCGCAGATGGTCCTTCTACATCTAATGGAGAGATGGCTCTTGGTAAGAACCCATTGATCGGATTTATGACATGGGAAGGTTACAACTACGAGGATGCTGTTCTTCTTAGTGAAAGACTGGTACAGGATGATGTATACACATCTGTTCATATCGAAGAGTATGAAGCAGAAGCACGTGATACAAAATTAGGACCAGAAGAAATCACAAGAGACATTCCGGGTGTTGGTGATGATGCACTTAAAGATCTGGATGAAAGAGGTATTATCCGTATTGGTGCTGAGGTTCGTGCAGGGGATATCCTTGTTGGTAAAGTAACTCCTAAGGGAGAGACAGAACTGACAGCAGAAGAGCGTTTGTTAAGAGCAATCTTTGGTGAGAAAGCACGTGAAGTAAGGGATACATCTCTGAAAGTACCTCATGGAGAATATGGAATCATTGTAGATGCGAAAGTATTTACAAGAGAGAACGGAGATGAATTATCTCCGGGAGTTAACCAGTCTGTACGTATCTATATCGCACAGAAGAGAAAGATTTCTGTAGGAGATAAAATGGCTGGTCGTCATGGTAACAAGGGTGTTGTTTCCCGTGTACTTCCTGTAGAAGATATGCCATATCTTCCAAACGGACGTCCACTGGATATCGTATTGAACCCATTGGGTGTACCTTCTCGTATGAATATCGGACAGGTATTGGAGATCCACTTGAGTCTTGCTGCAAAAGCACTTGGATTCAACGTAGCTACACCAGTATTTGATGGTGCAAACGAGAACGATATCATGGATACACTCGACCTGGCAAATGATTATGTAAACTTAGAATGGGATGAGTTCGAGAAGAAGCATGGAGAAGAGTTACTTCCGGAAGTACTGCAGTATCTGTCAGATAACAGAGAACACAGAAAACTCTGGAAAGGTGTACCACTTTCTCGTGACGGAAAAGTTCGTCTGAGAGATGGTCGTACAGGAGAATATTTCGACAGCCCGGTAACAATCGGACACATGCACTACTTGAAACTGCATCACTTGGTTGATGATAAGATCCACGCACGTTCAACTGGTCCTTACTCATTGGTTACACAGCAGCCACTGGGTGGTAAAGCTCAGTTCGGTGGACAGCGTTTCGGAGAGATGGAGGTATGGGCACTGGAAGCTTATGGTGCATCTTATACACTTCAGGAAATCCTGACTGTAAAATCAGATGACGTTGTGGGACGTGTGAAGACATACGAAGCAATTATCAAGGGAGAGAATATCCCTGAACCAGGAGTACCGGAATCATTCAAAGTACTGCTCAAAGAGTTGCAGTCACTTGCTCTGGATGTTCGTGTGCTTCGTGAAACTGGAGAGAATGAATTCGAAGAAGTCAAGATGATGGAATCTGTTGATTACGGTAATACAAACTTGAATGCAATTATCGAAGGCGACAGAAGATATCGTGATGAGGAGTCTTATAAAGATCATGGCTATACAGAGCAGGAATTCGTAGACGGAGAACTTGAGAATGTAGAGCAGGAAGAGGAACCAGAAGATTTCGATGAAAACGAAATAATTGATTTCGATGAATTTATGGACGAAGAATAG